One genomic segment of Coffea arabica cultivar ET-39 chromosome 6e, Coffea Arabica ET-39 HiFi, whole genome shotgun sequence includes these proteins:
- the LOC140009762 gene encoding zinc finger BED domain-containing protein RICESLEEPER 2-like, whose protein sequence is MRCAAHVLNLTVREGLKDLEDSIVRIRSAVRYVRSSPARAQRFKSCIEKERIESKSLVCLDVETRWNSTFLMLEAALKFQKAFELLETVDSKYVEELTPQSENDTRKSSKMRGVPTEMD, encoded by the coding sequence ATGAGATGTGCTGCCCATGTTTTGAATTTGACGGTTAGGGAGGGATTGAAAGACTTGGAAGACTCTATTGTTAGGATTCGATCAGCTGTGAGATATGTTAGGTCTTCACCTGCTAGAGCTCAAAGATTCAAATCTTGcatagaaaaagaaagaatcgAAAGTAAAAGCCTTGTATGCCTTGATGTTGAAACTAGGTGGAATTCCACATTTTTAATGTTAGAGGCTGCTCTAAAATTTCAAAAGGCATTTGAGTTGCTAGAAACTGTGGATAGCAAATATGTCGAAGAGTTGACTCCCCAAAGTGAGAATGATACTCGTAAGAGTTCTAAGATGAGGGGTGTGCCAACTGAGATGGATTGA